The Chloracidobacterium sp. sequence GCTGCCACAGGGTTGTCCCCTGAACTGTGACGCGACCGGCCGGGATAAGGTAAACTCGTCGTCGGTAGCGGGTAAACGTTACGCTTTCAATCTGCAATGGTACGCTGACGCGCGCGAGGAAAAATCGCTCGCTCCGCGCCGTGATGGTAAAACCGCCGTCGTACGTAATGAGTGACACGTCGCGCACGCCGCGCATGGGCGTCGTCGCCAGCGCCGTGTTGAGATGCGCTTCCGACACGCGGATTTCCCCAGCCGCTAGGCGCGCCAACGTGTTGTCTTGGTGTAGTTTAGCTAATATATCGAGTACGCTTTCACTGCGCTCCCAAGCGTTCCGCAACCATTGCCACATGATTGACGCCAACGACGTCTGGCGACCGCGCCGGGAAAGGTCAAGAGTCTGTTTGACAATCAAAAGACGGCTTCTGTACAGTCTGGCGCGTTCCGCCCACAGTTGCCCAGCATTGTCGCGCGACGTCCGTCCTCTCCTTCCGTTGTGTTTCTGATTTGGCTAAAGCTATGAAGCGCTGCGTTCTCTGCGGCAAGGAATTCGACGACAACATGCGGTTTTGTCCGTTTGACGGCGGCGCTTTGGATGCGGTGGAAAGCGACGCCCTAATCGGCCGTACGCTCGATGGGAAATACCACATCGAGGCTAAAATTGGCGAAGGCGGGATGGGGTCTGTGTATCGCGCGCGCCACGTCTTGATGGATATTCCGCTTGCGATCAAAGTACTACATCCGTCATTGGTTTCCGACGCCACTTCCGTCGCGCGCTTTCAACGCGAGGCACAAGCGATGGCGCGAATTCGGCACGCGAACGCCATCGCCGTCAGCGACTTCGGCATCACGGACGATCAAATCAACTACATCGTCATGGAACTGTTTGAAGGGGAGTCGCTGCGGAAGGTTCTCGAGCGAGAGAAAAAGCTGCCATACACCACCGCCATTGCTGTTGCGCGTCAGGTGTGCGGGGCGTTGGAAGCGGCCCACCGTAGTGGAGTTATCCACCGCGACATCAAGCCGGAAAACATTTTCGTCTCTCCTCAACCTGATGGGTCGTACTTTGTCAAAGTCATTGACTTCGGCATCGCCAAGATTGTGACGGACACCTCGAAGGGCGGCCCGCCGCTGACCCGCCAAGGCATGATCATCGGCTCGCCGCACTATTTGTCGCCGGAGCAATGCACCGGGCAGGAACTGGACGCCCGCTCGGATATCTACTCGCTGGGCATCGTCCTCTTTGAAATGCTGACCGGACGAGTGCCGTTCACAGCGGTGACGCCGGTGGCGGTCGCCCTGCTGCATGCAAACGAGCCGCCGCCAAGCCTACGAAGCCTGAACCCCGAAATCCCGGAGGCGCTTGACCGACTGGTGATGCGCGCGTTGGCGAAGTCCAAGGCTGACCGGCCGGCCAGCGCACAGGAGTTTGCCGAGGAACTGGAACGAGTCGCACGACTCGTCAGTCCATCGTTTGACCCGGTGACGCCGCTGGTGGAGAAAATCCTAACCGCCTCCGTCACGCCGCGTAACGGACCGCCGCCCGCCTCCGAGTCGGCCCGGCGTCCAGCCGCCACCGAGCCTACTCCGACCGAGGGTCAATCTCGGGTCGTCGGCGCAGCAGCAGAGGGCACCTCGTCGGCGGGTTACACTTGGACAGGGGGCAGCTTGGCGACATACGGTCAAACTTCTACCGACACCGAGACGCGGCTGCGCTGGGTGGTGGCGGCGGTTGTCGTCGCAGTTGCCGTTATCCTTGGCTTCCTGTTGTACATCTTTTCGTAACCATGGGGCGTTTCCAAACGCCGGACAAGGCAAAGCAAACATGCGTTCACCCGTGGTCTTTTCCGCCCTCCTCTGGTTGTGTTGTGTGACGACGCTTGCCGCGGCGCAGGCCGTCCCCGGCCCAAAGCCAAAACTGCGTTACGGCGATCCCGGCTTTGTGGGCGCACGCATTCGTTTTGAATGTCGGAGTTGCTCACTCCCGGACGTGATCCAAGGGATTCTGGTAAAGGCTGGTGTCCGCTTTGACTTTCCTGACGCCCAGCAGTGGCAACGGGTCGCCGATACGGTGGTCGCCCAAGATGAGCCGTGGAACGTCGTCTTAGACGCCGTGCTAGCGCGCCATCAATTGCAGGCAAACTGGTCGGAGTTAGGGCGGTTGGTCATTACGCGCCGCGTAGCGCCGGTGGCGACCGGGCCGGGCAAGTTTGGACAGCTCCTTGTGGGCCTGCCGCCTGTGCCGACGAGTGTCGCCGTCCTAAACACAGCTTCGCGCGCCATTGAAGCGGAGCGTTTTTTCAAAGAAGGCCTCGGATACTATTTCCTTGCTAACCCGGATGACTCACGTATTGCGCTGACGCGCTTTGCATGGGCGACGCGCATCTTCGATGAGGTGGAGTATGCCGGACGGGAAGCGTCGGCGCTTTACCTGCTCGGTGCCGCTTTTCTGGACCTTGGACAAGCGGCCAAGGCGCGCGAGGCTTTCAAGCGCGCCCGCGATCTGGGCCAGAACGCCGGTAACCAACGCGCCCTTCTGCTGTCAGAGGTACACGCCGCCTACTTGGATGTCCTTGAAGGGAAAGCGTTGGACACAGCGCGGCGCGCGGCGACCGCCGGATTTGATTTTGTTCAAAACGTCACCGCCCGTACGAACTTGAGCGGTCGCCCGCTCGTGGACCGTGAGCTAGACGCCATGCTGGCGACGGCCGCCGGACGTATTTTCTTCCGGCTCGGCGACCTAGAAACGGCCTACGCCGCGTTTGAGATGGGGCTTGAAGCCTACACGGCGTTGGATGACGGCGCACGGGGCGTCATTGAAAACGCTGTTTGGCTGGAGCAAACCGCACTGCGACTTGGCCGGCGCGAGGAGGCTCAGCGAGCGATTGAAATCGGGCGCGGCGTGCAACGCACGGCTCGTTCGTCTCGTCTGCAAACTGCTTTCCTCGCTTGGATGGGTGTCGTGTACGGCGAGACGGGTGACTTGAAGAAAGCGGTGGAACTGCAGCGGGCGGCGTTGGCTGAACTGCGCCAGTCTCCGGATCGAACGCTGGAAACGGGCGTGCAGTGGAATCTGGCGCGGGCGCAGGCGGCTTTGCAAAATTTCACCGACGCCCGCCGCAGCTATGAGGCTGTCCTTCAACTCAATGAGAAGGACACTGACCCCTTCTGGCGGAATCAAGTTCAGGAAGCGCTTTCACGGTTGCCGTAGCCAGGCGGCCGCGGCTGTTGTTCTCTGCCTACGCTGGGCGGCAGAGCCATGCGCCGGTGCTGCTTCCCAGCAGATGGCGCTGCGATGGCGCTTAGGTGTGCTTTCCCGAGGCAGTGTGGCGCATTAGCCTGCCAACCATCTGACGCAGCTCACGCCGAGGCGTCGCTTTACTAACGCCGCTTCCTCAGCCCGCCGTTGTGGTCGCTGTCGTCGTTGCGGCAGGGCGGAGTTCTTCCTCCGGGCGCAGATAGCGAATCGTCCGCCCAGTAGTTTCAATGCGGGGATGGTACACCTCCGACTGATGGCCATGGCGGGCAAAACAGGCCTGCATGGCCGCAGCGATACCGTCTAAGTTGTGTGACGCTAGCGCCAGCGCCGACGGGCCAGCGCCGCTCAGCGCCGTTGCCCATAGGCCGTCGCAATCAAGTTCCAAAATCTCGGTCAAACCCGGCACATACGGTGCTCGGTAAGGCTGGTGCAGGTGGTCGCGCATCGCCTCGCGCAACAGATCGTAGCGCCGGTGTTCCAGTGCGCCGATAAACATCATCACATGCTGCATCTGGAAAATCGCTTCGGCGCGCGGGATGGCGTCAGGCAGAATCGCCCGCATCTGTTCGGTCGGCAACGCAAAGTCCGGCGTGACGATGATTAGGTGGATGTCCGACGGGAAAGTGCGGTGAAACAGAATCGGTGTTCCGTTGGCGCGTCCACAAGACGTAATCCAACCGCCGTAGCGCGCCGGAGCAAGGTTGTCCGTGTAGTTTTCAAACACCATGGCATGGCGTAACAACTCGCTCTGGGCGAACTCCATGCCAGTGACGGCTTCCACGAGGGCTACTCCGGCGATAATAGCGGCAGCGCTGCTGCCCAGTCCGCTGCCAAGTGGAATGTCGTTGATGATGTGCAGGTCAAGCGGCGGTAAATTGACGTAGGCGCGCGCCGCCGTGTGGCGGGCGACACGGCAGATGAGGTTTTCTTCAGGGTCAAGCGGGATGCCGGCCGCATGCCGGCCGGCCGCCGATAGTCGCCAGTCGGCGGCCTCCAGTCGGACTCGTCCCCGCACCCGAAGGTACAGGCTAAGGGCCAGTCCCATCGTGTCGAAGCCAGGGCCTAGGTTGGCGGTTGACGCCGGAACACAAATCTCAAAACTTCGCGCCGCCATGCTTTCTCTTAGTTGATGGCTTCCGGTCGGACGCTTCTCAACCAAGCCACGGATTACACCATGGCGACTTTGGCGGCAAGGGAACGAATCGAGACGGCAAACAGCGATGCCCTTTCTGGATACAGACGGTGTTCGGCTCTACGTGCAGGTCGTCGGCGACAAGGGACTCCCGATCATTTTTGTCAACGGCTGGGCGGCGACCTGCCGGATGTGGTCGCCACTGGTCGAGCGGTTGTCCAAGCTGCACCGGTGCGTGCTGTATGACCCGCGCGGTACGGGACGGTCACTGGCTACGACGCTGGGTGTGAGCTTTGAGGTTGAGGATGCCGTCGCCGACTTACACGCCGTTCTCCGGTATGTTAGCGGTTGGGACGCCCATGTGGTCGGACAGGGCATTGGCGCTGTTGTGGGGCTGCTGGCCGCTCGTGAGCGCCCCCAGAACTTTTCTTCGCTGACCTTGATCGGGACGGAATGCCCGCCGCCGCCGTCCGGATCGGATCGCGAGGTGGAAACCGATCTATTGCTGATGCAGGCGCGAATCCTCTTGCAGGAAGCGGCGACCATCCCCTACGTCCGCCAACTGTTGCTGTGGCGCTACCGACGTGTACCGGAACCATATCGAACCGACCTTTACGAAGACTTTGCTGCGACCGACCCGCGCGCTGCCTATGGGTTAGCCCGATCCGTCCGGGACGTGGTGATCCGGACTCGTTTTTGGGACGCCCTGCGCCACGTTCCGCTGCCTATTTTGCTCGTGCGCGGCGCTTTCGACGACGTACTGCCTTCCACAGTCCACCGCGCCATGTTCGATCGTATCCAACGCGGACAAACGGCGACGGTGCGCGACGCCGGACACCTGCCAACGCTGGAATACCCGGACGAGTGCGCCGCATTGCTGGTGAACTTTTTCCGTACGGAGTCGTTGCCCGCCTACCGCCCCTAAGCCGTCCGACGCCGCTGACGCCAAGCCGCAGCGAAGACTGCTTGGCGCACGGACGCTTCGCGCCATACGGTTCGTAGCCGGTTGAAGCGCACCGACGCAGCGTTATAAAGTTTACCTTTTGTTTCACCGCCTCTTATCTGATTTGAAAGGAACCGGCGCTGCGCCGATCTGCGACGCGCTGTGCCTTGGAACTGGTTGGTTATGCAGTATGCCGTCATTTTTGGACTCACCGTGATCGCGCTCGGCTTTGCCGCTTTTCTCGCCAAAAACGTGCTAGCGCTCGAAACGGGAACGGAAGCAATGCGAAAAATTTCCGACGCCATCAAGGAAGGTGCGGAAGCCTTCCTGCGGCGTCAAAATGTAACGATTGCTTATTTGGCTGTGGCGTTGGCAGCCTTGATTTTTATCCTCTACGCCTTCGTCCGCACGCCCAGCATGAACGATCCCGTCAAGGACCCGCGCGTACTGGCGCTTGTTACGGTGGTTTCGTTTTTGCTTGGAGCGACCTGTTCAGTGGCGTCGGGCTACATTGGCATGTGGATTTCAATTCGCGCCAACATCCGCACGGCGGCGGCAGCGCTGACAAGTCTCAACGGCGCGCTTCAGGCAGCGCTGCGGGGCGGAGCGGTGGCAGGCCTGCTCGTGGTGGCGCTCTCGCTGCTTGGCGTCGCCGGGCTTTTCGCCGTGGTGAACCTGCTCAACCTCACCGACACGAGCAAGATACCATTGCTTATTGCAGGCTATGGCTTTGGGGCGTCGTTTGTGGCGCTGTTTGCGCAGTTAGGCGGCGGCATCTACACCAAGGCGGCGGACGTGGGCGCGGATTTGGTCGGCAAGGTTGAGGCCGGCATCCCAGAAGACGACCCACGCAATCCGGCCGTCATCGCCGATTTGGTCGGTGACAATGTTGGAGACTGCGCTGGACGCGGCGCGGACCTGTTTGAATCCATGGCGGCGGAAAACATCGGCGCGCTGATTTTGGCGTCATCGCTGTTTACGGCGAATGTGACCGCATTTGAAAAGTCTCAGCAGTTAGGCGTTTTGCTGTATCCGCTGGTAGTCGGCGCCTTCGGGCTGCTAGCTTCGATGGTGGGCGTGATGGTGGTGCGGACGGATGAAAAGGCCGACCCGATGAAGGCGCTCAACCGAGGCTTCTACCTAACCTGCGTGCTTGCGACGGCCGGGTTTTTCGTGGCGTCGAAGTGGCTGCTGGCGAGCGCGGCCGCGCCAAACGCCTACCTGAGCTTTTTCGGCTGTGGCGTCGTCGGGATTTTGACCTCGCTGGCGTTTGTCTTCATCACACAGTACTACACCGAATATCGCTACCGGCCGGTGAAATCCATCGCTGACGCTTCCAAGACCGGCCCCGCCACGAACGTCATCGTAGGCATCGCGGTCGGTTTAGAGTCCACGGCTATCCCGGTCATTGTGATTTCCATCGCCGTCCTAACTTCGTACTACCTTGGGATGAATTCCGGTTTCGCTAAGGCGGGTCTTTTTGGGACGGCGGTGGCGACGATGGGGATGCTGGGGACAGCCGGCTATATTCTTGCTATGGACACCTTCGGACCCATCACGGACAACGCCGGCGGCATTGTAGAAATGTCGGAGCAACCGGATGAGGTGCGCGAGAAAACCGACCGCCTCGACGCCGTTGGCAATACGACCAAGGCGCTGACCAAGGGCTACGCAGTCGGCTCAGCGGCACTGGCGGCATTCCTGTTGTTTTCCGCTTATCTGGACGAAGTGCGCAGTTACTGGCCCTTCACCTACGGCCCGACGCTGGAACGGATTGATTTGGCCAAGCCGGAGGTGTTCATCGGCGCGATGATTGGCGCAATGCTCGTGATGCTCTTTGCCTCATTGGCCATCAAGGCGGTGGGTGCGGTGGCGCAGGAAGTCATTACGGAAGTGCGGCGGCAGTTCAAGAGCAACCCCGGCATCATGAAGGGGACAAGCAAGCCGGACTACGGCCACTGTGTGGACATTGTGACGCGCGGCGCGCTCAAGCAAATGGTTCTGCCGGGCGCATTGGTTGTCCTGACGCCGGTTGTTGTCGGGGTTGTCTTTCGTCAGATTTACATCTCACAGGGCATGTCCTCGGTCAGTGCCACGGGTGCGGAAGTCGTCGGTGGGTTGCTTCTGATCGGGACGATTGTTGGCATTCTGATGGCGTTGTTTTTGAACAACGGCGGCGGCGCGTGGGACAACGCCAAGAAGTACATTGAAACCGGCGCTTACGGCGGCAAGCGGAGCGACGCCCACAAAGCGGCCGTTGTGGGCGATACGGTGGGCGACCCGTTCAAGGATACGGCCGGGCCGTCACTGCACGTGCTCATCAAACTGCTGGCGACGATTACGCTGGTGATGGCGCCGCTGTTTATCTGAACGACGCTCAAAGGGACGGCTTCCCAGTCGTCTCTCGCTATGCCCTGCGTGACCTTGCCGGTGCTTTACCCGAAAACCATCGTCGCCGGTTTGGCGCTGACCGGCGTCACGTTGGGGTTGTTTGCCTACACGGTATTTCTGCGCCGTCCTTGGTTTGGGCAATTGAGCTATGAACATCACCAGTGGCTGACGGCCAATACGCTCCGCTTCGCACGCAACTGGCACACCGAGGGACATTGGGCGCTCGGTTTGGCGCTTTTAGACGAGCCTAAGTCTATCGAGTTCCCAACGCTAGTCAGCCGCGATCCGTATGTGTCTTATCCGCCGGGGTTTGTCCTGACGGCTTACGCCTACGGCGTCTTGCGCGACGGTGAGCCGACCATTCGCGCCATTATGGAGTGGAACCTCATCAACCATGCGCTCATCGCCCTGATGTTGGGCGCAACGGCGTTTCTCGTACTGCGCCGGCTGCGGTTGGATCGTGCGCCGGCGGCCTTTCTGGCGACGGCGCCACCGGCGCTGGCGCTGCTATCGCCGGGTCCGCTCTACTGGTACCAGAACGTCTATTTCGCCGACCAAGCGGTCTTGCTGCCGTTTACGCTGTTCGTTTTTTTAGAGGCGCTGCGTGACGCCTTTCCTGCCGCTCGTCCGGCCTGTGACCGATGGCTGGTTTTGATAACGGCGTGGGGCGTCGCCTGCGATTGGCTGTTTGTTTGTCTGTTGGCGGTCGCCTACGTAAAGCGTTTGGTTGACGGCGACATTCCGCTCCCGTGGCGGTCACTGAAGCGCTGGCTGCTGCGCAGCGTCCGGTTTGGCTTGGGCGGGCTGGTTACGCTGTTGCTGTTCTTTGCCCAACTGTATGTTCTGGGCATGCTGCCGCGCCTGAAGGAGCGATTCTTAGAGCGCATCGGCGCAACGGAAGTCAACGCCAACCTAACGGAGCGGTTCAACGCCGTCTTCTAGGGCGAGTATGTCCCGGCGCAGTTTGGAACGCTCGGCCCGGTCCTCGCTTTTCTCGCTTTAGCTGGATGCTTTGTCCTTGGCGGTTGGTTGTGGCGGCAGGCGGCGGGCGGGCGCGAGTTGCAGCCCGGCGTTTCACTTGCCGTCTGGACGATGACGCTTTTTACCGTCCCCTGCTTCTTGCAGGTGTACGCCCTCCGCAACCATTCGGCGATTCATGACTTCAGTGCACTGAAGTTTGTGTTGCCGATGGCGACGACGCCTTTTGTTCTGCTTCCGACCGCCGTTTTGACGGACGTTGCGCCGGCGTGGTCGGTGCATCGCGCCGGACGCTGGAGCGTCGTCGCCGCCTTACTCGTCGCCGCGTCGGCTTATGTTGCGCCGGCGCACGCCAAGTTTCAGACGCTTTTCCCCGAACCGTCTCCGGTCATTGAACCGTTGGGGCGGTTTGTCCGCGCAGCCGTTACCGAATCCGACATTGTCTTT is a genomic window containing:
- a CDS encoding alpha/beta hydrolase encodes the protein MPFLDTDGVRLYVQVVGDKGLPIIFVNGWAATCRMWSPLVERLSKLHRCVLYDPRGTGRSLATTLGVSFEVEDAVADLHAVLRYVSGWDAHVVGQGIGAVVGLLAARERPQNFSSLTLIGTECPPPPSGSDREVETDLLLMQARILLQEAATIPYVRQLLLWRYRRVPEPYRTDLYEDFAATDPRAAYGLARSVRDVVIRTRFWDALRHVPLPILLVRGAFDDVLPSTVHRAMFDRIQRGQTATVRDAGHLPTLEYPDECAALLVNFFRTESLPAYRP
- a CDS encoding sodium-translocating pyrophosphatase, encoding MQYAVIFGLTVIALGFAAFLAKNVLALETGTEAMRKISDAIKEGAEAFLRRQNVTIAYLAVALAALIFILYAFVRTPSMNDPVKDPRVLALVTVVSFLLGATCSVASGYIGMWISIRANIRTAAAALTSLNGALQAALRGGAVAGLLVVALSLLGVAGLFAVVNLLNLTDTSKIPLLIAGYGFGASFVALFAQLGGGIYTKAADVGADLVGKVEAGIPEDDPRNPAVIADLVGDNVGDCAGRGADLFESMAAENIGALILASSLFTANVTAFEKSQQLGVLLYPLVVGAFGLLASMVGVMVVRTDEKADPMKALNRGFYLTCVLATAGFFVASKWLLASAAAPNAYLSFFGCGVVGILTSLAFVFITQYYTEYRYRPVKSIADASKTGPATNVIVGIAVGLESTAIPVIVISIAVLTSYYLGMNSGFAKAGLFGTAVATMGMLGTAGYILAMDTFGPITDNAGGIVEMSEQPDEVREKTDRLDAVGNTTKALTKGYAVGSAALAAFLLFSAYLDEVRSYWPFTYGPTLERIDLAKPEVFIGAMIGAMLVMLFASLAIKAVGAVAQEVITEVRRQFKSNPGIMKGTSKPDYGHCVDIVTRGALKQMVLPGALVVLTPVVVGVVFRQIYISQGMSSVSATGAEVVGGLLLIGTIVGILMALFLNNGGGAWDNAKKYIETGAYGGKRSDAHKAAVVGDTVGDPFKDTAGPSLHVLIKLLATITLVMAPLFI
- the thrB gene encoding homoserine kinase, which translates into the protein MAARSFEICVPASTANLGPGFDTMGLALSLYLRVRGRVRLEAADWRLSAAGRHAAGIPLDPEENLICRVARHTAARAYVNLPPLDLHIINDIPLGSGLGSSAAAIIAGVALVEAVTGMEFAQSELLRHAMVFENYTDNLAPARYGGWITSCGRANGTPILFHRTFPSDIHLIIVTPDFALPTEQMRAILPDAIPRAEAIFQMQHVMMFIGALEHRRYDLLREAMRDHLHQPYRAPYVPGLTEILELDCDGLWATALSGAGPSALALASHNLDGIAAAMQACFARHGHQSEVYHPRIETTGRTIRYLRPEEELRPAATTTATTTAG
- a CDS encoding protein kinase; this encodes MKRCVLCGKEFDDNMRFCPFDGGALDAVESDALIGRTLDGKYHIEAKIGEGGMGSVYRARHVLMDIPLAIKVLHPSLVSDATSVARFQREAQAMARIRHANAIAVSDFGITDDQINYIVMELFEGESLRKVLEREKKLPYTTAIAVARQVCGALEAAHRSGVIHRDIKPENIFVSPQPDGSYFVKVIDFGIAKIVTDTSKGGPPLTRQGMIIGSPHYLSPEQCTGQELDARSDIYSLGIVLFEMLTGRVPFTAVTPVAVALLHANEPPPSLRSLNPEIPEALDRLVMRALAKSKADRPASAQEFAEELERVARLVSPSFDPVTPLVEKILTASVTPRNGPPPASESARRPAATEPTPTEGQSRVVGAAAEGTSSAGYTWTGGSLATYGQTSTDTETRLRWVVAAVVVAVAVILGFLLYIFS